From a region of the Cololabis saira isolate AMF1-May2022 chromosome 8, fColSai1.1, whole genome shotgun sequence genome:
- the LOC133448289 gene encoding complement C1q subcomponent subunit C-like, whose translation MRSGGELALLVGVASLLSTVQCDVGCGGTDGKVGEPGAPGRDGWPGVKGQKGEPVASASGPVDPVVLMRQRGEKGSRGPQGTMGPKGYAGDLGAAGRPGNPGPPGQPGKNIGHSQQASNQGARSAFSVIQTTSSHLPYRQKITYDNTVVNIPGDLDANTGIFTCRIPGAYYFTFNTVARVSLCLGIASDALDNKVVFCDYHKFNRNEQVLTGGLVLQLAQDQTVWLESVRDQQTEADGRDTREKKIFFNGFLLFSNAAGS comes from the exons ATGAGAAGTGGTGGTGAGCTGGCTCTCCTGGTGGGCGTGGCCTCACTGCTGTCCACCGTCCAATGTGACGTCGGCTGTGGAGGAACAGATGGAAAAGTGGGAGAACCTGGAGCTCCCGGGAGAGACGGCTGGCCTGGAGTGAAGGGACAGAAGGGAGAGCCAG TTGCGTCGGCCTCCGGTCCGGTGGATCCGGTCGTGCTGATGAGGCAGAGGGGGGAGAAGGGGAGTCGGGGTCCGCAGGGGACCATGGGCCCCAAAGGTTACGCCGGTGATTTGGGAGCGGCCGGTCGCCCCGGTAACCCTGGCCCCCCTGGTCAGCCCGGGAAGAACATCGGCCACA GCCAACAGGCCTCCAATCAGGGAGCCCGGTCAGCTTTCTCCGTCATCCAGACGACTTCCAGCCATCTGCCCTACAGACAG AAAATAACCTACGACAACACTGTGGTCAACATCCCTGGAGATCTTGATGCAAACACGGGCATCTTCACCTGCAGGATACCTGGCGCTTACTATTTCACCTTCAACACCGTTGCCAGG gtCAGCTTGTGTTTGGGAATAGCCAGCGACGCTCTGGACAACAAGGTCGTATTCTGTGACTACCACAAGTTCAACAGGAATGAGCAG GTGCTGACGGGGGGCCTGGTCCTACAGCTGGCGCAGGATCAGACGGTCTGGCTCGAGTCCGTCAGGGACCAGCAGACGGAGGCCGATGGACGAGACACCAGAGAGAAAAAGATCTTCTTCAATGGTTTCCTGCTCTTCTCAAATGCAGCAGGAAGTTAA
- the LOC133449103 gene encoding polyadenylate-binding protein-interacting protein 2B-like has translation MQYLEAPLHTIYLKSDLVTGFVTVGVCPCFPIEGVSFILGNDLAGGKVLVKPGGGDPGKEGKEPVAYGHAGENTDANPFAEYMWMENEEEYNGQVEELLEREFLERCFQEMLEEEDQDWFIPSRDLNKPGGGQQLNGLSANDHHSNLEEVARKSILNPEAKEFIPAGIMLWPMCCCACALHQVIIWLRLY, from the exons ATGCAATACTTGGAGGCGCCTTTACATACTATTTACCTCAAGTCAGACTTGGTTACGGGCTTTGTGACTGTGGGGGTTTGCCCGTGTTTCCCAATTGAGGGAGTGTCCTTCATTTTGGGGAATGACTTGGCTGGGGGTAAGGTGCTGGTAAAGCCGGGAGGTGGGGATCctggaaaagaaggaaaggagccaGTGGCTTATGGTCACGCAGGAGAAAACACTGACGCCAACCCTTTTGCCGAGTACATGTGGATGGAGAACGAGGAGGAGTATAACGGAcaggtggaggagctgctggagcgggAGTTCTTGGAGCGCTGCTTCCAGGAAATGCTGGAGGAGGAAGACCAGGACTGGTTCATCCCTTCACGTGATCTCAACAAACCAGGGGGTGGGCAGCAGCTCAACGGCCTGTCGGCCAACGATCACCACAGCAACCTGGAGGAGGTGGCAAGGAAGAGCATCTTGAATCCTGAAGCAAAGGAGTTCATCCCGGCAGGGATAATGTTGTGGCCAATGTGTTGTTGCGCAT GTGCTCTGCATCAGGTGATTATCTGGCTCCGCCTGTATTAA
- the LOC133449260 gene encoding complement C1q subcomponent subunit C-like, whose product MFGRSFLVVGALLSLATPLSVAVETCPARGMPGMPGIPGLPGRDGRDGEKGEKGEPGALGSQTSGPGRGAPGDPGQLGYPGKRGQSGEPGEPGTWGFIGAPGDTGEHGTAGVQQQVAFSVARGTSEYPDRNSVIRFTKVITNIDGGYDTNTGRFRCRVPGTYYFVFHASLEDRLCVLMKRDSSLVMSFCDHRHHKRQVTSGGLAVYLSKEQEVWLETKDYKGMTGKPNGYSVFSGFLLHSH is encoded by the exons ATGTTCGGTCGTAGTTTTCTCGTGGTCGGAGCCCTGCTCTCGTTGGCCACACCTCTCTCGGTCGCCGTGGAGACGTGTCCGGCCAGAGGGATGCCTGGGAtgccag GTATTCCCGGGCTTCCTGGCAGAGACGGCCGGGATGGAGAGAAGGGAGAGAAAGGAGAGCCAG GAGCTCTGGGGAGTCAAACCTCCGGGCCTGGGAGAGGTGCACCGGGCGACCCGGGCCAGCTGGGATACCCCGGGAAACGAGGCCAGAGCGGAGAACCCGGGGAACCAGGAACGTGGGGATTCATTGGAGCTCCAGGAGACACCGGGGAACACGG GACCGCCGGGGTCCAGCAGCAGGTGGCCTTCAGCGTGGCGAGGGGAACCAGCGAGTACCCGGACAGAAACAGCGTTATCCGCTTCACCAAAGTCATCACCAACATCGACGGCGGCTACGACACCAACACCGGACGCTTCAG GTGTCGGGTCCCGGGGACGTACTACTTCGTCTTCCACGCATCGTTGGAGGACAGACTCTGCGTGCTGATGAAGCGCGACAGCTCGCTGGTGATGTCCTTCTGCGACCACCGGCACCACAAGAGACAG GTAACTTCAGGTGGGCTGGCCGTCTACCTGTCGAAAGAGCAGGAGGTGTGGCTGGAGACAAAAGACTACAAAGGAATGACGGGGAAGCCCAACGGCTACAGCGTCTTCTCCGGGTTCCTGCTGCACTCGCACTAA